The Aliiroseovarius pelagivivens DNA segment TCGGGGCGACGCTTCCGTTTTGGTACCTCTATCTGGGACTGACCGGGGGGTTGGGCGTCGAGCCGATCAAAGCGTTGGAGCACGAGCTGGGAGAGCTGGGGTTGCAAGCGCTGATCCTTGGGCTGGCGGTTACCCCGTTGCGCGCCATTACTGGGGTGAACCTGATCCGGCTGCGTCGCGCGATCGGCGTGCTGACCTTCTTCTATGTTGCAGCGCATCTGCTGGTCTGGCTGGTGCTGGATGTTCAGATCCTGTCCGAGATCTGGAAGGACATCCTGAAGCGTCCCTATATTACGGTTGGCATGGCGGCGTTCATTCTGATGACGCCTATGGCGATCACCTCGAACAACTGGTCAGTACGCAAACTTGGTCCGCGGTGGCGTAAGCTTCACAAGCTCGTTTATCCGACGGCGGCGCTGGGCGGCATCCAC contains these protein-coding regions:
- the msrQ gene encoding protein-methionine-sulfoxide reductase heme-binding subunit MsrQ — its product is MKLADHLNSGLRKVPVWLVYALGATLPFWYLYLGLTGGLGVEPIKALEHELGELGLQALILGLAVTPLRAITGVNLIRLRRAIGVLTFFYVAAHLLVWLVLDVQILSEIWKDILKRPYITVGMAAFILMTPMAITSNNWSVRKLGPRWRKLHKLVYPTAALGGIHYIMVGKTWEAESLIYMAVILMLLGWRVYDSRKKQRSRAIHQGNSARPA